The following are encoded in a window of Bacillus sp. es.036 genomic DNA:
- a CDS encoding PH domain-containing protein: MRLEPSKRIDPKGLKVWQITGGMVSLISILLLSGLFVVHVIVRPLPLWILAVGCVLALLFVILQTWLLPKLRWKKWRYEVTEHEIELKHGVIIVKRTLIPMVRVQHVDTRQGPLLRAYRLSSVTISTAATTHEIPALSNEIADELRNRISILARVAEDDV; the protein is encoded by the coding sequence ATGCGACTGGAACCTTCAAAACGGATTGACCCAAAAGGGTTGAAAGTATGGCAAATTACAGGGGGAATGGTTTCACTTATTTCCATTTTACTCCTAAGTGGTTTGTTTGTCGTTCATGTCATCGTACGACCTCTCCCATTATGGATTTTAGCGGTAGGTTGTGTGCTTGCTCTTCTATTTGTCATTCTCCAGACATGGTTGCTACCAAAACTTCGCTGGAAAAAATGGAGATATGAAGTCACTGAACACGAGATTGAACTGAAACATGGCGTCATTATTGTGAAACGAACTCTCATTCCGATGGTTCGGGTTCAACATGTTGATACGAGACAGGGACCGCTGTTACGAGCTTATCGTCTGTCATCGGTAACGATTTCAACTGCAGCTACGACGCATGAAATACCAGCTCTTTCAAACGAAATTGCTGATGAGCTAAGGAATCGTATCTCGATTCTTGCAAGGGTGGCGGAAGATGATGTCTGA
- a CDS encoding PH domain-containing protein, translated as MSEKKRLHPVAMLLSFIKYAKEAAIPLIFFVFVGGGNGYEWWHFLMIGALLLFTVGNGVLGWFFYTYHIENNELRIHQGFIFRKKRFIPRERIQSIDFSQGLIQRAFGLVKVQIETAGGGGEPEVVMSALRRTDAELLKSNLYQKRNAVTDEVMEEVEEKPPLLYKLSWKELLITASTSGGIGVVLSFVAAIASQVDDFIPDQFYESITERVMDATLPFLLLAVAFLLLISWFFSVVGTVLKYGGFVLKRHEDELIINRGILEKRQLTIPVHRIQAIRIVEGLLRQPFGYSVLYVESGGGGGKEEQFSTVLFPLVKRKRVKTLLGEILPEMAIHEECSSLPLRAKRRYFIRTLLPAVLPVGLITYFVPYGAFSLLLLPICFFIGYLHYRDAGWGIKKDVALLQFRQISKTRVYVARKNIQAMEMEATFLQEPKQLTTFKVSILSSFAGKQFRVKDIEHTNGEDLLNWYSYCAKKNRKEEV; from the coding sequence ATGTCTGAGAAAAAACGCCTGCATCCAGTAGCCATGTTGTTATCTTTTATAAAGTACGCTAAAGAAGCGGCCATCCCGCTGATTTTCTTTGTTTTTGTTGGAGGAGGAAATGGCTACGAGTGGTGGCACTTTCTAATGATTGGAGCACTTCTTCTATTCACCGTAGGAAATGGAGTGCTCGGATGGTTTTTTTATACATATCACATTGAAAACAATGAGCTACGCATCCATCAGGGATTTATTTTTCGTAAAAAGCGATTCATTCCTAGGGAGAGAATTCAATCGATTGATTTTTCTCAAGGGTTAATACAGCGTGCATTTGGACTCGTTAAAGTGCAAATTGAGACCGCCGGGGGTGGCGGGGAACCGGAAGTGGTCATGTCAGCGTTAAGACGGACTGATGCGGAATTGTTAAAAAGCAATCTTTATCAGAAAAGAAATGCGGTCACTGATGAAGTGATGGAAGAAGTGGAGGAGAAACCTCCGCTGCTTTATAAACTTTCATGGAAAGAATTACTGATTACAGCTTCAACTTCAGGTGGTATAGGGGTTGTTCTTTCCTTCGTAGCGGCAATTGCCTCACAAGTAGATGATTTCATTCCTGATCAGTTCTATGAAAGTATCACAGAGCGGGTGATGGATGCTACACTTCCATTTCTATTACTTGCAGTCGCCTTTCTCCTCTTGATATCATGGTTTTTCTCAGTCGTTGGCACAGTGCTAAAATACGGTGGTTTTGTTCTCAAGCGACATGAGGATGAGTTAATTATTAATAGAGGAATTCTTGAAAAGCGTCAGTTAACCATTCCTGTTCATCGCATTCAGGCGATTCGAATTGTGGAAGGGCTCCTTCGCCAACCATTTGGTTATTCGGTACTTTACGTAGAAAGTGGCGGCGGTGGAGGAAAAGAGGAACAGTTTTCAACCGTTTTATTTCCACTCGTTAAACGAAAAAGAGTGAAAACATTATTGGGGGAAATCCTACCTGAGATGGCCATCCATGAAGAATGTTCGTCCTTGCCTTTAAGAGCAAAAAGACGTTATTTCATTCGAACCCTACTCCCTGCCGTATTACCAGTAGGATTAATAACTTACTTTGTTCCATACGGAGCTTTCTCACTTTTGTTATTGCCAATTTGCTTTTTCATTGGGTATTTGCATTACCGCGATGCAGGTTGGGGCATCAAAAAAGACGTCGCTCTTCTGCAATTTAGACAAATTTCAAAAACGAGAGTATACGTAGCAAGAAAAAACATTCAAGCAATGGAGATGGAGGCAACATTTCTTCAAGAGCCCAAACAATTAACGACCTTCAAAGTATCAATTTTATCAAGCTTTGCTGGAAAACAATTTAGGGTGAAAGATATTGAACATACAAATGGTGAAGATCTTTTAAATTGGTATTCTTACTGTGCCAAAAAAAATAGAAAAGAAGAGGTATAA
- a CDS encoding antibiotic biosynthesis monooxygenase family protein, with product MYIVNSVINVPEEKVDEVIGIYQSRSRRVDEFEGFESFRLLQNESKPSELTVQMKWKTKESFLTWIKSPSYKEIHDLEKKYPDQELAAIKPKVSRFKVVAE from the coding sequence ATGTACATTGTTAATTCGGTGATTAATGTACCAGAAGAAAAAGTAGATGAAGTGATTGGCATTTATCAGTCACGTTCGCGGCGAGTGGATGAGTTTGAGGGGTTTGAATCTTTTCGACTTCTCCAAAATGAGAGTAAACCATCAGAACTCACCGTTCAAATGAAGTGGAAAACGAAAGAATCTTTTTTAACATGGATTAAAAGCCCTTCTTATAAAGAAATACATGACCTTGAAAAGAAATATCCTGATCAGGAACTTGCGGCAATAAAACCAAAAGTATCTCGCTTTAAGGTTGTAGCGGAATGA
- a CDS encoding cobalamin B12-binding domain-containing protein: MPIDIKGLTDDFLEGDQDQAWERITEQSELMANSHLTFEAFTKAMQRIGKLWEENEISVADEHLATTTCDYVLSRYAHFRKITSKNEGGPKALFLCIEQEQHYLGLKMISLLFQEYGWQTKLFGANLPLEYALEKTAKWGASVVGISVAILYHAERLNRYVTELEALENPPEVLVGGRLTSQYNLSKYCSEHTTLVPDLHRVREWLEERKGSMNNVRYK; this comes from the coding sequence GTGCCGATAGATATAAAAGGGTTAACAGATGACTTTCTTGAAGGTGATCAAGATCAAGCGTGGGAAAGAATAACAGAGCAGTCCGAATTGATGGCAAATAGCCATTTAACTTTTGAAGCTTTTACGAAAGCCATGCAGCGCATTGGTAAGCTATGGGAAGAAAATGAAATATCAGTTGCGGACGAGCACTTAGCTACAACTACGTGTGATTATGTTCTTTCACGATATGCCCATTTTAGGAAAATTACGAGTAAGAACGAAGGTGGCCCGAAAGCCCTTTTTCTTTGTATTGAGCAAGAACAGCATTATTTAGGCTTGAAAATGATATCGTTACTCTTTCAAGAATATGGCTGGCAAACAAAGCTTTTTGGAGCCAATTTACCTCTTGAATATGCCTTAGAAAAAACGGCGAAATGGGGAGCGTCAGTTGTTGGTATTTCGGTTGCAATCTTGTATCATGCTGAGCGATTAAATCGTTATGTCACGGAGCTTGAAGCGTTGGAAAATCCTCCTGAAGTCTTAGTTGGAGGGAGGCTTACCTCACAGTACAACTTGTCTAAATATTGCTCTGAACATACAACGTTGGTTCCTGATTTACATCGTGTTCGTGAATGGCTGGAAGAGCGGAAAGGGAGTATGAATAATGTTCGATATAAATGA
- a CDS encoding STAS domain-containing protein: protein MFDINDHPLPAFLVDEELNILSQSKLATEAFSPRSSFLELVDIDSRTKAVKMLNPLLKETEVELVMGTAQSPYSLFHVYAKWSISGGGQLVCVRQDERLEKLSKALQKQQERLADTNFDLLDKKEELEAALVKVKKLSSPFLPISTALGIIPLFGELEENLFRVNEHQLLQTLQNGDYERVILDFSGIGEVHASGVLALISFCSMLEVVGVSPILCGIKPNHARHLANHDFALHQHFDITGNLKNAVSYYLNESLM from the coding sequence ATGTTCGATATAAATGATCATCCACTCCCTGCTTTTTTAGTTGATGAGGAACTAAACATTCTTTCACAATCAAAACTTGCAACGGAAGCTTTTTCTCCTCGTTCTTCTTTTTTAGAGCTAGTTGATATCGATAGTCGAACGAAAGCTGTAAAAATGCTGAACCCGCTTTTGAAAGAAACAGAGGTTGAATTAGTTATGGGTACTGCCCAGTCTCCTTATTCCCTGTTTCATGTTTATGCAAAGTGGTCCATAAGTGGTGGAGGACAGCTTGTGTGTGTAAGGCAAGATGAACGATTGGAGAAACTATCAAAGGCGCTTCAAAAACAGCAGGAAAGACTTGCGGATACAAACTTTGATTTGTTGGATAAGAAAGAAGAACTTGAAGCAGCTTTAGTGAAAGTGAAAAAGCTTTCTAGCCCTTTCCTCCCCATTTCAACGGCACTCGGTATTATTCCATTGTTTGGCGAGCTTGAGGAAAACCTGTTTCGAGTTAATGAGCATCAGCTGTTACAAACGCTTCAGAATGGCGATTATGAACGTGTAATTCTAGATTTTAGTGGGATTGGTGAGGTACACGCCAGTGGTGTGCTTGCGTTGATTTCGTTTTGTAGTATGCTCGAAGTGGTGGGGGTTTCTCCGATTTTATGTGGGATTAAACCCAATCATGCCCGACATCTAGCGAATCATGATTTTGCGTTACACCAACATTTTGATATAACAGGAAATTTAAAAAACGCCGTTAGCTACTATTTAAATGAGTCTTTGATGTAA
- a CDS encoding rhomboid family intramembrane serine protease — MFVRNEDFRSFIRYYPIISILIGIHILLFVLVNLFGMFSILRLGVGYNRAIELGEYWRLITPIFLHGGFAHVLFNSFSLYLFGPALEQMLGKAKFLIGYFGAGIIANIATFYLQDSNFSHVGASGAIFGLFGIYFYMAFYRKELIDQANSQLILMILGIGLVMTFISPNINILGHLFGFIGGAALAPILLIGAKPFINRGIVRVRRTADSGEIRFKPNRWQRRKIRTGPSGGGKIIWGIFIGLVILGFIARYL; from the coding sequence ATGTTCGTGCGAAATGAAGATTTTCGCTCATTTATTCGTTATTATCCTATCATCTCCATACTTATTGGTATACATATCCTCCTCTTCGTTCTAGTAAACCTGTTTGGAATGTTCTCAATACTCAGGTTGGGGGTAGGTTACAACAGAGCAATTGAACTAGGAGAATACTGGAGACTCATCACTCCAATCTTCCTTCATGGTGGATTTGCCCACGTCCTCTTTAATTCCTTTTCACTTTACCTCTTTGGACCTGCTCTCGAGCAAATGCTCGGAAAAGCAAAGTTCTTGATTGGATATTTTGGGGCTGGGATTATTGCGAACATCGCTACATTCTATTTGCAGGATAGTAACTTTAGTCATGTCGGTGCCTCAGGTGCTATTTTTGGATTGTTTGGCATCTATTTTTACATGGCTTTCTATCGCAAAGAATTAATAGACCAGGCAAATTCCCAACTCATACTTATGATCCTCGGAATTGGACTTGTCATGACGTTCATTAGTCCAAATATTAATATTCTTGGACACCTCTTTGGCTTCATTGGAGGAGCGGCACTTGCACCTATTCTTTTAATTGGTGCGAAGCCTTTTATTAATCGAGGGATCGTTCGCGTAAGGCGAACAGCTGATAGTGGAGAAATTCGCTTTAAGCCAAATCGATGGCAGCGAAGAAAAATCCGAACTGGACCTTCTGGTGGTGGGAAAATTATCTGGGGGATTTTTATCGGTCTTGTTATACTTGGTTTTATAGCAAGATATTTATAA
- the acpS gene encoding holo-ACP synthase translates to MIKGIGIDMIELDRIKKVIQRNASFAERILTESELSTYYLLNGHRSVEFLAGRFAAKEAYAKARGTGIGKLSWQDICVQKSTEGAPYIETKEENEIVHISISHTKQHAVAQIIIECSSS, encoded by the coding sequence ATGATTAAAGGTATCGGGATTGATATGATTGAGCTTGATCGAATAAAAAAAGTCATACAACGAAATGCTTCGTTTGCAGAGCGCATTCTAACAGAAAGTGAATTAAGTACTTATTACTTACTTAATGGTCATCGAAGTGTTGAATTTTTGGCTGGCCGTTTTGCTGCAAAAGAAGCATACGCAAAAGCAAGAGGAACTGGTATCGGGAAACTGAGCTGGCAAGATATTTGTGTACAGAAATCAACTGAAGGTGCTCCTTATATCGAAACAAAAGAGGAAAATGAGATCGTACATATTTCTATTTCACATACAAAGCAACATGCTGTTGCACAGATCATTATTGAGTGCTCGTCAAGCTAG
- a CDS encoding NAD(P)H-hydrate dehydratase codes for MRIVSGEEMYEADRFAMEEIGIAGAMLMENAGKSLFEAMKSKLHKNERMALLIGTGNNGGDGFVLGRYLKEHGYDVDLWLIPSYSKVKGDAKTHLAIFQNLTYTWKPYEDGKAFVESLPEYGVIIDCLLGLGLSGAVRQPYDDVIRLVNQTRATVLSVDLPSGLQANGGYKEECEPIRADYTYTIQCPKLGAYLYPDAEFYGELEIVDIGLPQAAFSSSDRVLWQKSDVHRTLSDRSASSHKGSHGKGLVIGGSRGMVGAPIMTAKAAYRSGAGLIQVSVPEEILSMTAGAVVETIFQGYPSRNGFFSGEVPEDLAPFDGIAVGPGLGRQPGCKQIVETMLATDSLLILDADALYHLAELKERLKAREAPTVLTPHPGEMARLTGLSIKEVQRKRFDISRAFAKEFGVYLVLKGPYTIVTAPDGSQYVNTTGNPALAKGGSGDVLTGMILAFVMHSASLQEGISNAVYLHGQSADTLVQTAHSTLDVLATDVIATIPTVLHSFLEQHHG; via the coding sequence GTGAGAATCGTATCCGGAGAAGAAATGTATGAAGCGGACCGGTTTGCCATGGAGGAGATTGGAATAGCTGGTGCTATGTTAATGGAGAACGCAGGGAAATCTCTATTTGAAGCGATGAAAAGCAAACTTCATAAGAATGAGCGTATGGCGCTGTTAATCGGCACAGGGAATAATGGAGGCGACGGTTTTGTACTTGGAAGGTATTTGAAAGAGCATGGGTATGATGTTGATCTTTGGTTAATTCCCTCATACTCAAAAGTAAAGGGAGATGCTAAAACCCATCTAGCTATCTTTCAAAATCTGACCTACACGTGGAAACCGTATGAAGATGGCAAAGCATTTGTAGAATCACTTCCCGAGTATGGGGTTATCATTGATTGCTTACTAGGGCTCGGTTTATCTGGTGCTGTTCGTCAACCATATGATGATGTCATTAGGCTAGTGAATCAAACTCGTGCGACGGTTTTGTCAGTCGATCTTCCAAGTGGTTTACAGGCAAATGGTGGTTACAAAGAGGAGTGCGAGCCTATTCGTGCTGATTATACGTATACTATTCAATGCCCGAAGCTTGGAGCTTATCTTTACCCTGATGCTGAATTTTATGGAGAATTGGAGATTGTTGATATCGGTCTTCCACAAGCAGCTTTTTCATCAAGCGATAGAGTACTCTGGCAAAAATCAGACGTACATCGCACGCTTTCTGATCGATCGGCATCCTCTCATAAAGGAAGCCATGGAAAAGGTCTGGTAATTGGCGGATCAAGAGGAATGGTTGGCGCACCAATTATGACAGCGAAAGCAGCCTATCGAAGCGGAGCCGGTTTAATACAAGTTTCTGTTCCTGAGGAAATCCTGTCGATGACAGCTGGTGCCGTAGTTGAAACGATTTTTCAGGGGTATCCATCGCGTAATGGATTTTTCTCTGGTGAGGTGCCTGAGGATCTCGCACCATTTGACGGAATCGCGGTTGGTCCGGGTCTTGGAAGACAACCAGGGTGCAAACAAATCGTTGAAACGATGTTAGCGACAGATTCGCTCCTCATTTTGGACGCAGATGCCTTGTACCACTTAGCTGAGTTGAAAGAGCGCCTTAAGGCAAGAGAAGCACCAACTGTTTTGACACCTCATCCTGGTGAGATGGCGAGGTTAACTGGGCTGTCGATCAAGGAAGTGCAAAGGAAGCGATTCGACATCTCGCGAGCATTTGCTAAAGAGTTCGGTGTTTATCTTGTTTTAAAAGGCCCTTATACGATTGTAACTGCTCCTGATGGAAGTCAATATGTGAATACAACAGGTAATCCTGCGCTCGCTAAGGGTGGATCTGGTGACGTTTTAACTGGCATGATTCTTGCCTTTGTCATGCACAGCGCGTCTCTTCAAGAGGGGATAAGCAATGCCGTTTATTTACACGGTCAATCAGCAGATACTCTAGTGCAAACCGCTCATTCTACTCTTGATGTACTGGCAACTGACGTCATTGCTACAATACCAACCGTTCTGCATTCATTTCTCGAGCAACACCACGGATAG
- a CDS encoding LolA family protein codes for MKKFGAVLLIGILIAVLAGCGQKSQEDVVNALDKKLNEMEGYKVNAKMTLETGEEPQRYDVEIWYQKPSYYRVELKNESKEQSQIILRNDEGVFVLTPALNKSFRFQSDWPENGSQAYLYNTLVQDILNDSGAQFEAKENDYVFTTKTNYQNKNLSTQSIQLNKKDLAPEKVTIMNQDQKPLVDIEFSDMKFNASFDKGAFDMERNMTAAQLEVPVLATTNEPFEVVYPMYEPQGTGLTDEKEVATNKVMLSFTGEKSFTLIEEKSEAAVETSAPVNVSGGQPIDLGFTMGVMTDTTVSWHHNGVDFFLASDDLSQEEMAAVARSVYGMTEIK; via the coding sequence GTGAAAAAGTTCGGTGCAGTTTTATTAATTGGGATATTGATTGCGGTACTTGCAGGTTGCGGACAAAAAAGTCAGGAAGATGTGGTTAATGCCCTTGATAAGAAATTGAACGAAATGGAAGGGTATAAAGTTAACGCAAAAATGACGCTTGAAACAGGAGAAGAACCACAGCGTTACGATGTAGAGATCTGGTACCAAAAGCCATCTTATTATCGAGTTGAATTGAAAAACGAATCAAAAGAGCAAAGTCAAATTATCTTGCGAAATGATGAAGGAGTTTTTGTTCTCACCCCCGCATTGAATAAAAGTTTTCGATTCCAAAGTGATTGGCCTGAAAATGGTAGCCAGGCCTATCTGTATAATACGCTCGTGCAGGATATTTTAAATGATTCAGGAGCTCAATTCGAAGCGAAGGAAAATGATTATGTTTTTACAACGAAAACAAATTACCAAAACAAGAACTTATCGACCCAATCGATTCAATTAAATAAAAAGGACCTTGCACCAGAAAAAGTAACCATTATGAATCAAGATCAAAAGCCTCTTGTTGATATTGAATTTTCGGATATGAAATTCAATGCTTCTTTTGATAAAGGTGCTTTTGATATGGAGCGAAACATGACTGCTGCTCAACTGGAAGTGCCGGTGCTTGCAACTACGAATGAGCCTTTTGAAGTTGTGTATCCAATGTATGAGCCGCAAGGAACTGGTTTAACTGATGAGAAAGAAGTGGCAACCAATAAAGTCATGCTAAGTTTTACGGGAGAAAAATCTTTCACGTTAATAGAAGAGAAAAGTGAGGCTGCTGTTGAAACGAGTGCTCCTGTTAATGTAAGTGGCGGGCAACCCATTGATTTAGGTTTTACGATGGGAGTTATGACTGATACGACTGTCTCCTGGCATCACAATGGAGTTGATTTCTTCCTTGCGTCAGATGATTTATCTCAAGAAGAAATGGCTGCCGTAGCGAGGTCTGTGTACGGCATGACGGAAATTAAATAA
- the alr gene encoding alanine racemase, with protein sequence MDNQVFYRGTWAEVDLDAIEENVKSYKRYVSDEVGIMAVVKANGYGHGAVAVAEKALHAGADYLAVAILDEAIALREAGIQAPILVLGWVPPIYAKVAAVNEITLTVFQEKWLEEAFAVLDGMLLNVHLKIDTGMGRLGIKGKKEAKQIIECLNTFASFHIEGFYTHFATADEPSNSFIETQIKKFEDITSFLKENGLQPKWIHLGNSAGSLRVPERIGNLIRLGISMYGLSPSQEMKPILPFALKPAFCLYSQLVHVKKMKAGEPISYGSTYHTAEGEWIGTIPIGYADGWIRKLGKAYVLVNGERAPIVGRICMDQFMVRLPSQVEVGTKVTLIGTEGAEEITIDDIAERLETINYEIPCMIGPRVPRLFLENGEKKGVMNTILKK encoded by the coding sequence ATGGACAATCAAGTGTTTTATCGTGGGACATGGGCTGAGGTAGACCTCGATGCTATCGAAGAGAATGTAAAGTCTTATAAACGATACGTATCGGATGAAGTAGGGATTATGGCTGTTGTGAAAGCCAACGGATATGGACATGGAGCGGTTGCAGTTGCCGAGAAGGCTTTACACGCTGGGGCTGACTATTTAGCGGTAGCGATTTTAGACGAAGCGATTGCTCTACGAGAAGCAGGCATTCAAGCTCCTATTCTTGTATTGGGATGGGTGCCGCCTATTTATGCTAAAGTAGCGGCTGTGAATGAGATCACCCTTACTGTTTTTCAAGAAAAATGGTTAGAGGAAGCTTTTGCAGTATTGGACGGAATGCTGCTGAACGTGCATCTAAAAATAGACACTGGTATGGGACGACTTGGCATTAAGGGAAAAAAGGAAGCCAAGCAAATCATTGAGTGTTTGAATACCTTTGCTTCATTTCATATAGAAGGTTTTTATACACATTTTGCAACAGCAGATGAGCCTAGTAATTCTTTTATTGAAACGCAGATAAAGAAATTTGAAGACATCACTTCCTTTCTTAAGGAGAATGGTTTGCAACCAAAGTGGATCCATCTTGGAAATAGCGCTGGATCGTTACGTGTTCCCGAACGGATTGGCAATCTTATTCGTCTAGGCATTTCGATGTATGGGCTAAGTCCCTCTCAAGAAATGAAGCCAATACTACCTTTTGCATTAAAGCCTGCGTTTTGCCTCTATAGCCAGCTTGTGCACGTAAAGAAAATGAAGGCTGGAGAACCGATTAGCTATGGTTCTACGTATCACACGGCTGAAGGTGAATGGATTGGAACGATTCCGATTGGATATGCTGATGGATGGATACGCAAGCTAGGTAAAGCGTATGTGCTCGTAAACGGTGAGCGTGCTCCGATCGTAGGGCGTATTTGTATGGATCAATTCATGGTTCGCTTGCCTTCGCAAGTAGAGGTTGGTACGAAGGTGACGCTGATAGGAACAGAGGGCGCAGAAGAAATTACAATAGATGACATTGCTGAGCGACTTGAGACGATAAACTATGAAATTCCTTGTATGATTGGACCGCGTGTTCCGAGACTTTTTCTCGAAAATGGAGAAAAAAAAGGCGTAATGAATACAATTTTAAAAAAATAG
- a CDS encoding CopG family ribbon-helix-helix protein, with protein sequence MFVSEANKKSIVVTLPQHILNEVDGIIQQEQLDRNEFISQATTMYIRERKKRQIRDAMRQGYMEMAKINLNLAAEAFLVEEEAEHTVDRLVSGV encoded by the coding sequence ATGTTTGTGTCAGAGGCAAACAAAAAATCGATTGTTGTAACTCTCCCACAACATATTTTAAATGAGGTGGATGGTATTATTCAACAGGAACAGCTTGATCGTAACGAGTTCATATCACAGGCCACGACAATGTATATTCGCGAACGAAAGAAGCGACAAATTCGTGATGCCATGCGCCAGGGATACATGGAGATGGCTAAGATTAATTTGAACCTTGCAGCAGAAGCCTTTCTTGTTGAGGAGGAAGCAGAGCACACCGTGGACCGCTTAGTAAGCGGGGTGTAG
- the ndoA gene encoding type II toxin-antitoxin system endoribonuclease NdoA, whose translation MIVKRGDVYFADLSPVVGSEQGGVRPVLIIQNDIGNRFSPTVIVAAITAQIQKAKLPTHVEIDAKRYGFERDSVILLEQIRTIDKQRLTDKITHLDEGMMQRVQEALQISLGLIDF comes from the coding sequence TTGATTGTCAAACGAGGTGATGTGTATTTTGCTGACCTTTCTCCTGTTGTAGGTTCTGAACAAGGTGGCGTAAGACCCGTCTTGATTATTCAGAACGACATTGGGAATCGTTTTAGTCCTACTGTCATTGTTGCTGCAATCACTGCGCAAATTCAGAAAGCAAAGCTTCCCACACATGTCGAAATCGATGCGAAGCGCTATGGATTTGAACGTGATTCGGTTATACTGCTAGAACAAATCCGTACTATTGATAAACAGCGTCTAACTGATAAAATCACTCACCTTGATGAGGGTATGATGCAAAGGGTACAAGAAGCTTTGCAAATCAGCCTTGGACTTATTGATTTTTGA
- a CDS encoding STAS domain-containing protein, with protein sequence MDKLVIQLLNESRERIYTRWMDEMERVRDEHRLQSITDTAYEKTNKELFEIIYTHIEQNVHKPTDRMTEFAEHLMKIGWRLSYITQGLQNFRRIILAVLLDANQSNEKVYSMYDEIDRWIDPIVNQLINESAKNWENTVSIQKVALQELSAPLIPVFENISVMPLIGTIDTERAKLIMENLLTGVIKHRSQVVLIDITGVPVVDTMVAHHIIQAAEAVRLVGAQCILVGIRPEIAQTIVNLGIDLGQFPTKSTLFKGMKTALEMTKRKMIEIE encoded by the coding sequence ATGGACAAGTTAGTCATACAATTATTGAATGAAAGTCGTGAACGAATCTACACCAGGTGGATGGATGAGATGGAGAGGGTTCGTGATGAGCATCGGCTACAATCAATAACGGATACAGCCTATGAAAAAACGAACAAAGAGCTTTTTGAAATCATTTACACGCATATCGAGCAAAATGTTCATAAGCCAACAGATCGAATGACAGAGTTTGCTGAACATCTAATGAAGATTGGTTGGAGACTTAGCTATATAACGCAAGGTTTGCAAAACTTCCGTCGAATTATTTTAGCAGTTCTATTAGATGCGAATCAATCGAATGAAAAAGTATACAGTATGTATGATGAAATTGATCGTTGGATTGACCCTATTGTGAACCAGCTGATTAATGAAAGTGCAAAGAACTGGGAAAACACAGTTTCTATTCAAAAGGTCGCTCTTCAAGAATTGTCGGCACCGCTTATTCCGGTATTTGAGAATATTAGTGTCATGCCACTGATCGGAACCATTGATACTGAGCGAGCAAAGCTGATCATGGAGAATTTGTTAACCGGTGTAATTAAACATCGATCACAAGTGGTCCTTATTGATATTACTGGAGTGCCTGTAGTCGATACAATGGTAGCTCATCATATTATACAGGCAGCAGAAGCAGTTCGTCTCGTTGGGGCGCAGTGTATTCTAGTTGGAATTAGACCGGAAATTGCTCAAACAATCGTTAACCTGGGGATCGATCTTGGTCAATTCCCGACGAAAAGCACGTTATTTAAAGGCATGAAAACTGCATTAGAAATGACAAAACGCAAAATGATTGAGATTGAGTAA
- a CDS encoding STAS domain-containing protein, producing the protein MRIPILKLNQYLLITIQVDLDDKTALQFQEDLLEKIHETGAKGVVIDLTSVDMIDSFIAKVLGDVVRMSNLMGAKVVLTGIQPAVAITLIDLGIMMKNVPTALDLEQGLEKLQQELGG; encoded by the coding sequence ATGCGAATTCCTATATTAAAATTGAATCAATATTTACTAATTACAATTCAAGTTGATCTCGATGACAAAACAGCACTTCAATTTCAGGAGGATTTGCTCGAGAAGATTCATGAAACAGGAGCAAAAGGCGTTGTAATTGATTTAACATCTGTCGATATGATTGACTCCTTCATTGCTAAAGTTTTAGGCGATGTGGTGCGCATGTCAAATTTAATGGGGGCAAAAGTAGTGCTGACAGGAATCCAACCTGCTGTTGCTATTACGCTAATTGATTTAGGTATTATGATGAAAAACGTCCCAACTGCATTAGATTTAGAACAGGGGTTAGAGAAATTACAACAGGAATTGGGGGGATAA